From Apium graveolens cultivar Ventura chromosome 9, ASM990537v1, whole genome shotgun sequence, the proteins below share one genomic window:
- the LOC141686185 gene encoding uncharacterized protein LOC141686185 — protein sequence MKLDFPTTDNEAEYEALIASMGLDGTLRVKNLKVRGDSKLVVSQVKGEFEARDRTMAKYVSLVRAVMTQFDECHVEHIPREENAKADALSKFASSEIEESSRSVYFCVLKTQSLDVKLVALIGLKGSWINPIKAYLQTEWLPSDVVEARKLSVRALRYSLIDRILYKRSFVIPCLRCLMSDVANTWGAGS from the coding sequence atgaagctagattttcccACCACGGACAATGAAGCTGAATATGAAGCCTTAATAGCTAGCATGGGCCTAGATGGAACATTGAGGGTTAAAAATCTGaaagtccgtggagactcgaagctcGTGGTATCCCAAGTCAaaggagaatttgaagcaagggatagAACCATGGCGAAATATGTAAGCCTAGTGagagctgtgatgactcaattcgatgagtGTCATGTCGAGCACATCCCAAgagaagaaaatgctaaggccgATGCATTATCCAAATTTGCATCATCAGAAATAGAAGAAAGTTCTAGAAGCGTGTACTTCTGTGTTTTAAAAACCCAAAGCTTAGATGTCAAACTAGTTGCCCTCATAGGGCTTAAAGGGTCATGGATAAATCCTATTAAGGCTTATCTACAAACCGAATGGCTTCCTAGTGATGTAGTGGAGGCGAGAAAATTGTCTGTACGAGCCCTAAGATATTCTTTGATTGATAGGATTCTTTATAAAAGGTCTTTTGTAATTCCTTGTCTAAGGTGCCTCATGTCAGATGTGgccaacacttggggggcagggtcTTAG